A stretch of Lathyrus oleraceus cultivar Zhongwan6 chromosome 6, CAAS_Psat_ZW6_1.0, whole genome shotgun sequence DNA encodes these proteins:
- the LOC127093992 gene encoding probable LRR receptor-like serine/threonine-protein kinase At1g67720, with protein MEPFFLSSLSFIFLLFFTFSSAQMPGFVSLDCGGDKNFTDEIGLQWSPDDGMAYGEISAISVANETRKQYTTLRNFPADSRKYCYTLDVVSRTRYLLRATFLYGNFDNNNVYPKFDISIGATQWSTIVISDANTTEVREIIFLASSPTVSVCLSNATTGKPFISTLELRQFNGSVYFSFYEEHFYLSLSARINFGAETDEAIRYPDDPFDRIWESDSVKKANYLVDVADGTEKISTNVSIDVNRDEMPPLKVMQTAVVGTNGSLTYRLNLEGFPAIGRAYSYLAEIEDFPKNESRKFRLVLPGQADISKAVVNIEENALGKYRVYEPGFNNISLPFVMSFKLGKTADSSRGPLLNAMEINKYLEKNDGSPDGEAISSVVSQYSSKDWANEGGDPCLPVPWSWILCSSDQQPRIVSILLSGKNLTGDIPLDIAKLTGLVELWLDGNMLTGPVPDFTGCTDLKIIHLENNHLAGVLPASLGNLPNLRELYVQNNMLSGTVPSELLSKNLVLNYSGNYDLHKGSRKKDQLYVIIGSAAGAAILLLATIISCLFMHKGKTKYYDQDHLISLATQNLESKNDGHAEVAHCFSFSEIKISTNNFEKKIGSGGFGVVYYGKQTNGKEIAVKVLTSNTYQGKKEFSNEVSLLSRIHHRNLVQLLGYCREEGNSMLIYEFMHNGTLKEHLYGPLTHGRSINWIQRLEIAEDSAKGIEYLHTGCVPAVIHRDLKSSNILLDRHMRAKVSDFGLSKLNVDGVSHVSSIVRGTVGYLDPEYYISQQLTDKSDIYSFGVILLELISGQEAISNDSFGANCRNIVQWAKLHIESGDIQGIIDPALHNGYDLQSMWKIAEKALMCVQPHGHMRPSISEVVKEIQDAIAIEREVESVSDEMTRNSVHSSINMGSMDLAATENYLAIDDSIARPTAR; from the exons ATGGAACCTTTCTTCCTTTCCTCTCTCTCATTCATCTTCCTACTTTTCTTCACTTTTTCTTCTGCTCAGATGCCAG GTTTTGTGAGTTTGGACTGTGGAGGTGATAAAAATTTCACTGATGAAATTGGTCTTCAATGGAGTCCTGATGATGGAATGGCTTACGGAGAAATAAGCGCGATTTCGGTTGCGAATGAGACACGGAAGCAATACACGACGCTTCGAAACTTTCCTGCTGATTCTAGAAAATACTGCTACACACTTGATGTTGTTAGCAGGACAAGGTATCTACTGAGGGCAACATTCTTGTATGGAAATTTTGATAACAACAATGTTTATCCGAAATTCGATATTTCGATTGGGGCTACTCAATGGTCTACTATTGTTATATCGGATGCGAATACGACAGAAGTAAGAGAAATTATATTTTTGGCTTCAAGTCCTACTGTTAGTGTCTGTCTATCGAATGCAACAACGGGGAAGCCGTTCATATCTACGCTTGAACTTAGACAATTCAATGGTTCGGTTTATTTTTCGTTCTATGAGGAACATTTCTACCTCAGTCTCTCTGCAAGAATAAATTTCGGTGCAGAGACTGATGAGGCAATCAG GTATCCCGATGACCCGTTTGATAGAATTTGGGAGTCAGATTCTGTCAAGAAAGCGAATTACCTCGTCGATGTTGCTGATGGAACTGAGAAAATTTCCACCAATGTATCCATTGATGTCAACAGAGATGAAATGCCACCGTTGAAAGTAATGCAGACCGCGGTAGTAGGTACGAATGGATCTCTAACGTACCGGTTGAACTTGGAGGGTTTTCCTGCTATTGGAAGAGCTTACAGCTATCTTGCAGAGATAGAAGATTTTCCTAAAAACGAATCAAGAAAATTCAGGCTAGTACTTCCAGGCCAGGCTGATATTAGTAAAGCCGTGGTAAATATTGAAGAGAATGCGCTAGGAAAATATCGTGTTTATGAACCTGGATTTAACAATATATCGCTACCGTTTGTAATGTCGTTTAAATTAGGCAAAACAGCTGATTCTTCTAGAGGTCCTCTTCTAAATGCCATGGAGATTAATAAGTATCTAGAGAAAAACGATGGTTCTCCTGATG GAGAAGCTATATCTAGTGTGGTTTCTCAGTACTCTTCGAAAGATTGGGCAAACGAAGGGGGTGATCCGTGTTTACCTGTCCCGTGGTCATGGATCCTATGTAGCTCAGATCAACAGCCGAGAATAGTTTCGATTTTGTTGTCCGGGAAAAACTTGACGGGCGATATTCCTTTGGACATTGCTAAATTGACTGGTCTGGTTGAACT ATGGCTTGATGGGAATATGCTGACAGGCCCCGTACCAGATTTCACCGGATGCACAGACTTAAAGATCAT TCATCTTGAGAACAACCACTTGGCAGGTGTGCTGCCAGCCTCTTTGGGGAACCTTCCGAATTTGAGGGAACT GTATGTTCAGAACAATATGTTATCTGGAACCGTACCATCAGAACTTTTGAGCAAAAATTTGGTTTTAAA CTACTCTGGAAACTATGATCTTCATAAAGGAAGTAGAAAAAAAGACCAATTGTATGTGATTATTGGTTCAGCAGCTGGAGCCGCCATTTTACTTTTAGCTACTATTATATCTTGCTTGTTTATGCATAAAGGAAAGACAAAATATTATGATCAAG ACCACCTAATTTCGCTCGCTACTCAAAACCTGGAATCTAAGAATGATGGTCATGCAGAAGTTGCTCACTGCTTCAGTTTTTCTGAAATTAAAATCTCTACGAATAATTTCGAGAAAAAAATTGGTTCCGGAGGTTTTGGAGTTGTTTACTATGGGAAACAGACAAATGGAAAAGAGATAGCAGTTAAAGTTTTAACTAGTAATACCTATCAAGGCAAAAAAGAATTCTCTAATGAG GTGAGTCTTTTGTCAAGAATACATCACAGAAACCTGGTGCAGCTTCTTGGTTATTGCCGAGAAGAAGGAAACAGTATGCTTATTTATGAGTTCATGCATAACGGAACTCTCAAGGAACATCTTTATGGCCCGTTAACACACGGACGGAGTATCAATTGGATTCAGCGACTTGAAATCGCCGAAGATTCTGCTAAAG GTATTGAGTATCTTCACACAGGATGTGTCCCTGCAGTTATCCACAGAGACCTAAAAAGCAGCAACATTCTTCTAGACAGACACATGAGAGCTAAGGTTTCAGATTTTGGTCTTTCGAAACTCAATGTTGACGGAGTCTCCCATGTATCTAGCATAGTTCGCGGTACAGTGGGATATCTGGATCCCGA GTACTATATTTCTCAGCAGTTGACTGACAAGAGTGATATTTATAGTTTTGGTGTAATTCTTCTTGAACTCATATCAGGTCAAGAAGCAATATCTAATGACAGTTTTGGTGCTAATTGCAGAAACATAGTCCAATGG GCGAAATTGCATATTGAGAGTGGTGATATACAAGGTATAATTGATCCAGCATTGCACAACGGCTATGATCTACAATCGATGTGGAAAATCGCGGAGAAAGCGTTGATGTGCGTTCAACCTCATGGACACATGCGGCCATCGATTTCAGAAGTTGTGAAGGAAATTCAAGACGCAATTGCGATTGAAAGAGAAGTGGAGAGTGTTTCGGATGAGATGACGAGAAATTCAGTTCATTCTTCGATTAACATGGGTTCTATGGATCTCGCTGCTACGGAGAATTACCTCGCGATTGATGATTCCATTGCACGCCCTACTGCACGATAG